A window from Corynebacterium urealyticum DSM 7109 encodes these proteins:
- the rplN gene encoding 50S ribosomal protein L14 — protein MLQQESRVRVADNSGAREILVIRVLGGSVKRSAGIGDVVVATVKEAAPGGTVKENEIVRAVIVRTKKPTRRPDGSYIAFDENAAVIIKANDNDPRGTRIFGPVARELREKKFMKIVSLAPEVL, from the coding sequence GTGCTTCAGCAAGAATCGCGCGTGCGAGTAGCTGACAACTCGGGTGCCCGGGAAATCCTGGTCATCCGCGTGCTCGGCGGCTCCGTCAAGCGCAGCGCTGGCATTGGCGATGTCGTGGTTGCAACCGTCAAGGAAGCAGCCCCAGGCGGCACCGTCAAGGAAAACGAAATCGTGCGTGCAGTCATCGTCCGCACCAAGAAGCCAACCCGCCGCCCAGACGGTTCCTACATCGCTTTCGATGAGAACGCAGCCGTCATCATCAAGGCCAACGATAACGACCCACGTGGTACCCGTATCTTCGGCCCAGTCGCTCGTGAGCTTCGCGAGAAGAAGTTCATGAAGATCGTTTCTCTTGCTCCGGAGGTGCTGTAA
- the rplX gene encoding 50S ribosomal protein L24 yields MKIRKGDTVIVISGPDKGAKGKVIEAYPKRDKVLVEGVNRIKKHVANSAPERGAESGGIVTQEAPIHVSNVMVIDSDGNPTRIGYRFEDGKKIRVSKRNGKDI; encoded by the coding sequence ATGAAGATCCGCAAGGGCGATACCGTCATTGTTATCTCCGGCCCGGACAAGGGTGCTAAGGGCAAGGTCATCGAGGCCTACCCGAAGCGCGACAAGGTTCTTGTCGAGGGCGTCAACCGCATCAAGAAGCACGTAGCCAACTCCGCCCCTGAGCGTGGCGCAGAGTCCGGCGGCATCGTGACCCAGGAGGCGCCGATCCACGTCTCCAACGTGATGGTCATCGACTCCGACGGCAACCCGACCCGCATTGGTTACCGCTTCGAAGACGGCAAGAAGATCCGCGTATCCAAGCGCAACGGGAAGGACATCTAA
- the rplE gene encoding 50S ribosomal protein L5 yields the protein MSDNYTPRLKAQYREEIREKLQAEFNFDNVMQIPGVTKVVVNMGVGDAARDSKMINGAIADLTAITGQKPQVRTAKKAIANFKLREGMPIGARVTLRGDRMWEFLDRLLTIALPRIRDFRGLSDRQFDGHGNYTFGLSEQTMFYEIDVDKMDRPRGMNITVVTTATNDEEGRALLRRLGFPFKDKDGKMQQAD from the coding sequence ATGAGCGACAACTACACTCCTCGTCTGAAGGCTCAGTACCGTGAGGAAATCCGGGAAAAGCTGCAGGCTGAGTTCAACTTCGACAACGTCATGCAGATCCCAGGCGTGACCAAGGTTGTCGTCAACATGGGCGTCGGCGACGCTGCACGTGACTCCAAGATGATCAACGGCGCAATCGCTGACCTGACCGCAATCACCGGCCAGAAGCCGCAGGTCCGCACCGCGAAGAAGGCAATCGCTAACTTCAAGCTGCGTGAGGGTATGCCGATCGGCGCCCGCGTCACCCTGCGTGGCGACCGCATGTGGGAGTTCCTGGACCGCCTGCTCACGATCGCCCTGCCGCGTATTCGTGACTTCCGCGGCCTCTCCGACCGTCAGTTCGACGGCCACGGCAACTACACCTTCGGCCTCTCCGAGCAGACCATGTTCTACGAGATCGACGTGGACAAGATGGACCGTCCACGCGGTATGAACATCACCGTCGTCACCACTGCCACGAACGACGAAGAGGGCCGCGCGCTGCTGCGCCGCCTCGGCTTCCCGTTCAAGGACAAGGACGGCAAGATGCAGCAGGCTGACTAG
- a CDS encoding PhoX family protein: protein MAIKGMNLLFQSRRSSRTCTYKCGNACFGECGNTSSNPYFGDISRRSVLRGAGLAALTIGGGSALAACADGSTTQSSGSSEGGKASGPLKGMQFEPVEPNEKDELVVPAGYASGVLIAWGDPIFPDAPKFDPYKQTAKAAERQFGFNNDFAGLLEHPKDPNRLLYVCSHEYTTEPHMFPRYDADNPTDEQINIGLANHGHTILEVSKVGKTGELKREFGPLNRRITGETIFEMRGVAAGHELVKTKADPTGKKVRGTLNNCSGGITPWGTFLSGEENFEQYWANADKAQVEGKAKEDIKRFDAPEGASERKWERLHDRFDLSKEPNEFHRFGWMVEVDPTDPYSTPVKHTSMGRFKHEAGNIYVTDDGTVVCYSGDDARFEYIYKFVSSKKIKEGDMKHNMTILDEGTLYVATLKGNSPDKEITGDGELPEDGKFDGTGQWKKLLTVTADGAKSHVEGFTPEEVAVYTRMAADKVGATKMDRPEDFEANPHTGLVYVALTNNKYRGATGENAEKNQEDPKEYAPIRENKNGLVMELDDEHAGEKFTWNLLLVCGDPEEAETYFGGFDKSKVSPISCPDNLAFDSHGNLWISTDGNALDSNDGLYAVGLKGENRGETRCFLTVPVAAETCGPIVTDERVMVNVQHPGEDDDATFEKPASHWPDGGNSVPRPAVAVVWRRDGKKIGIEA from the coding sequence GTGGCAATCAAGGGCATGAACCTGCTGTTCCAATCTCGTCGCTCGTCCCGCACCTGTACCTACAAGTGCGGCAACGCCTGCTTCGGCGAGTGCGGAAACACCTCCTCGAACCCATACTTCGGGGACATTTCCCGCCGCAGCGTGCTGCGCGGTGCTGGCCTGGCAGCGCTGACGATCGGCGGCGGCAGCGCACTGGCGGCCTGCGCCGACGGCAGCACCACCCAGTCCTCCGGCTCCTCCGAGGGCGGCAAGGCCTCTGGGCCGCTGAAGGGCATGCAGTTCGAGCCGGTGGAGCCCAATGAGAAGGACGAGCTCGTGGTCCCGGCGGGCTACGCCTCCGGCGTCCTGATCGCCTGGGGCGACCCGATCTTCCCGGATGCCCCGAAGTTCGACCCCTACAAGCAGACTGCCAAGGCTGCGGAGCGCCAGTTCGGCTTCAACAACGACTTCGCGGGCCTGCTGGAGCACCCGAAGGACCCGAACCGCCTGCTGTACGTGTGCTCCCACGAGTACACCACCGAGCCACACATGTTCCCGCGCTACGACGCGGACAACCCCACCGATGAGCAGATCAACATCGGCCTGGCCAACCACGGCCACACCATCCTCGAGGTCTCCAAGGTTGGCAAGACCGGCGAGCTCAAGCGCGAATTCGGTCCGCTGAACCGCCGCATCACCGGCGAAACCATCTTCGAGATGCGCGGCGTGGCCGCCGGCCACGAGCTGGTGAAGACCAAGGCCGACCCGACCGGCAAGAAGGTTCGTGGCACCCTGAACAACTGTTCCGGCGGCATCACCCCGTGGGGCACCTTCCTCTCCGGCGAGGAAAACTTCGAGCAGTACTGGGCCAATGCCGATAAGGCGCAGGTCGAGGGCAAGGCCAAGGAAGACATCAAGCGCTTCGACGCCCCGGAGGGTGCTTCCGAGCGCAAGTGGGAGCGCCTCCACGACCGCTTCGACCTCTCCAAGGAACCCAACGAGTTCCACCGCTTCGGCTGGATGGTGGAGGTCGACCCCACCGACCCGTACTCCACCCCGGTCAAGCACACCTCCATGGGCCGCTTCAAGCACGAGGCCGGCAACATCTACGTCACCGATGATGGCACCGTCGTCTGCTACTCCGGCGACGACGCCCGCTTCGAGTACATCTACAAGTTCGTCTCCTCCAAGAAGATCAAGGAGGGGGACATGAAGCACAACATGACCATCCTCGACGAGGGCACTCTCTACGTCGCCACCCTGAAGGGTAACTCCCCAGACAAGGAGATCACCGGCGACGGCGAGCTGCCAGAGGACGGCAAGTTCGACGGCACTGGCCAGTGGAAGAAGCTGCTGACCGTCACCGCGGACGGCGCGAAGTCCCACGTCGAGGGCTTCACCCCAGAGGAGGTCGCCGTCTACACCCGCATGGCTGCGGACAAGGTCGGTGCGACCAAGATGGACCGCCCGGAGGACTTTGAGGCGAACCCGCACACCGGCCTGGTCTACGTTGCACTGACCAATAACAAGTACCGCGGTGCGACCGGCGAGAACGCCGAGAAGAACCAGGAGGACCCGAAGGAATACGCCCCGATCCGGGAGAACAAGAACGGCCTGGTCATGGAGCTCGACGACGAGCACGCGGGGGAGAAGTTCACCTGGAACCTGCTGCTGGTCTGTGGTGACCCGGAGGAGGCCGAGACCTACTTCGGCGGGTTCGATAAGTCCAAGGTTTCCCCGATCTCCTGCCCGGATAACCTGGCCTTCGATTCCCACGGCAACCTGTGGATCTCCACCGACGGCAATGCCCTGGACAGCAACGACGGCCTCTATGCGGTCGGCCTGAAGGGCGAGAACCGCGGTGAGACCCGCTGCTTCCTCACCGTTCCGGTGGCTGCGGAGACCTGTGGTCCGATTGTCACCGATGAGCGAGTCATGGTGAACGTCCAGCACCCAGGCGAGGACGACGACGCCACCTTCGAAAAGCCCGCTTCCCACTGGCCGGATGGCGGCAACTCGGTGCCGCGCCCGGCAGTGGCTGTGGTCTGGCGCCGTGACGGTAAGAAGATCGGCATCGAGGCCTAG
- the rpsH gene encoding 30S ribosomal protein S8, with amino-acid sequence MTMTDPIADMLSRVRNASNAFHDSVTMPSSKLKAHIAEILKQEGYIEDFAVNDRKDGKAGKELEITLKYGPTRERALAGVRRVSKPGLRVYTKSTNLPKVLGGLGVAIISTSHGLLTDREASNKGVGGEVLAYVW; translated from the coding sequence ATGACCATGACTGACCCGATCGCGGACATGTTGTCCCGCGTGCGGAACGCTTCCAACGCGTTCCACGACAGCGTCACGATGCCTTCCTCCAAGCTCAAGGCTCACATTGCTGAGATCCTGAAGCAGGAAGGCTACATCGAAGACTTTGCCGTCAACGACCGCAAGGATGGCAAGGCAGGCAAGGAGCTTGAGATCACCCTCAAGTACGGCCCGACCCGCGAGCGCGCACTCGCCGGTGTCCGCCGCGTCTCCAAGCCAGGCCTGCGTGTGTACACCAAGTCCACTAATCTGCCAAAGGTTCTCGGTGGCCTGGGCGTGGCAATCATCTCCACGTCCCACGGCCTGCTGACTGACCGTGAGGCCTCGAACAAGGGCGTCGGCGGCGAAGTGCTCGCCTACGTCTGGTAA
- the rplF gene encoding 50S ribosomal protein L6 produces MSRIGFAPVSVPSGVTVTINGQNVEVKGPKGTLNTDIPAPIAVAQEGDEIVVSRPDDHRKNRSLHGLSRSLVNNMVVGVTEGYTTKMEIFGVGYRVQLKGKDLEFSLGYSHPILIKADEGITFAVDGNTKFSISGIDKQKVGQIAANIRGLRKDDPYKGKGIRYEGEQVRRKVGKTGK; encoded by the coding sequence ATGTCTCGTATCGGCTTCGCTCCGGTGTCCGTCCCTTCTGGCGTCACCGTCACCATCAACGGTCAGAACGTTGAGGTCAAGGGTCCAAAGGGCACCCTCAACACTGACATCCCAGCGCCGATCGCAGTGGCACAGGAAGGCGACGAGATCGTCGTCTCCCGCCCGGACGATCACCGCAAGAACCGCTCCCTGCACGGCCTTTCCCGCTCCCTCGTCAACAACATGGTTGTTGGCGTGACCGAGGGGTACACCACGAAGATGGAGATCTTCGGCGTTGGTTACCGTGTGCAGCTCAAGGGCAAGGACCTCGAGTTCTCCCTGGGCTACTCCCACCCAATCCTGATCAAGGCTGACGAAGGTATCACCTTCGCCGTGGACGGAAACACCAAGTTCTCCATCTCTGGCATCGACAAGCAGAAGGTCGGACAGATCGCCGCCAACATTCGTGGCCTGCGCAAGGATGACCCATACAAGGGTAAGGGCATCCGCTACGAGGGCGAGCAGGTCCGTCGCAAGGTCGGAAAGACGGGTAAGTAA
- the rplR gene encoding 50S ribosomal protein L18 yields MSNNDSNKAGKRLPLGKDISTRRRVARSRRHNRIRKTIQGTPETPRLVVHRSSRHMHAQIIDDTVGHTLCAASTLEAEVRGVEGDKKARGAKVGELIAQRAKEAGIEAVVFDRAGYQYHGRVAALADAAREGGLKF; encoded by the coding sequence ATGAGCAACAACGATTCCAACAAGGCTGGCAAGCGCCTCCCGCTGGGCAAGGACATCTCCACTCGCCGTCGCGTTGCGCGCTCCCGCCGTCACAACCGCATCCGCAAGACCATCCAGGGCACCCCAGAGACCCCGCGTCTCGTCGTGCACCGTTCTTCTCGCCACATGCACGCACAGATCATCGACGACACCGTCGGTCACACCCTGTGCGCTGCGTCCACCCTCGAAGCAGAGGTCCGTGGAGTCGAGGGCGACAAGAAGGCACGTGGCGCCAAGGTTGGCGAACTGATCGCACAGCGTGCGAAGGAAGCTGGCATCGAGGCAGTCGTCTTCGACCGCGCTGGCTACCAGTACCACGGCCGCGTCGCCGCTCTGGCAGACGCCGCCCGCGAAGGTGGTCTGAAGTTCTAA
- the rpsE gene encoding 30S ribosomal protein S5, with product MSERDRNGGRSADNNRNDRNERGGRNDRGGRNDRRNNQQDERNQYIERVVTINRVSKVVKGGRRFSFTALVIVGDGQGMVGVGYGKAKEVPAAIQKGAEEARKNFFRVPMINGTITHPVQGEAAAGVVMLRPAAPGTGVIAGGAARPVLECAGVQDILCKSLGSPNAINVVHATVAGLKELVRPEEVAARRGKSLEEVAPAAMLRARAAGQGA from the coding sequence ATGTCGGAACGTGACCGTAACGGCGGACGCTCCGCCGATAACAACCGCAACGATCGCAACGAGCGCGGCGGCCGCAACGACCGCGGTGGCCGTAACGATCGTCGCAACAACCAGCAGGACGAGCGCAACCAGTACATCGAGCGCGTCGTCACCATCAACCGTGTGTCCAAGGTCGTCAAGGGTGGTCGTCGCTTCAGCTTCACCGCTCTGGTGATCGTGGGTGACGGCCAGGGCATGGTCGGTGTCGGCTACGGCAAGGCCAAGGAAGTCCCGGCTGCTATCCAGAAGGGTGCCGAGGAAGCTCGCAAGAACTTCTTCCGCGTCCCGATGATCAACGGCACCATCACCCACCCGGTGCAGGGCGAGGCCGCTGCAGGCGTCGTCATGCTGCGTCCGGCTGCTCCAGGTACCGGTGTTATCGCCGGTGGCGCAGCCCGCCCGGTGCTGGAGTGCGCTGGCGTCCAGGACATTCTCTGCAAGTCGCTCGGCTCGCCGAACGCCATCAACGTTGTTCACGCAACGGTGGCCGGCCTGAAGGAGCTCGTGCGCCCAGAAGAGGTCGCCGCACGTCGTGGCAAGAGCCTCGAAGAGGTTGCTCCGGCAGCCATGCTGCGCGCCCGTGCTGCAGGACAGGGGGCATAA
- the rpmD gene encoding 50S ribosomal protein L30, which produces MALKIRQIKGTVGRKQNQRDTLRSLGLKRIGQEVIREDNSVTRGMVHTVRHLVEVEEVAGE; this is translated from the coding sequence ATGGCACTGAAGATCCGTCAGATCAAGGGCACTGTTGGTAGGAAGCAGAACCAGCGTGACACGCTGCGTTCCCTCGGCCTGAAGCGCATCGGTCAGGAGGTCATCCGCGAGGACAACTCTGTCACCCGCGGCATGGTCCACACCGTTCGCCACCTGGTCGAGGTCGAAGAAGTGGCAGGGGAGTAA
- the rplO gene encoding 50S ribosomal protein L15: MSDPIKLHDLRPAKGANKAKTRVGRGEASKGKTAGRGTKGTKARNKVPAYFEGGQMPLQMRLPKLKGFKNNNKVIFQVVNVSDLEKAFPNGGDVAVADLVAAGLVRAKQPVKVLGNGEISVKLNVTAQKFSGSAKEKIEKAGGSVTEA, encoded by the coding sequence ATGAGCGATCCAATCAAGCTCCACGACCTCCGTCCGGCCAAGGGTGCAAACAAGGCCAAGACCCGCGTCGGTCGCGGTGAAGCATCCAAGGGTAAGACCGCTGGTCGTGGTACGAAGGGCACCAAGGCCCGCAACAAGGTTCCTGCATACTTTGAGGGTGGCCAGATGCCACTGCAGATGCGTCTGCCGAAGCTCAAGGGATTCAAGAACAACAACAAGGTCATCTTCCAGGTCGTGAACGTCTCCGACCTCGAGAAGGCCTTCCCGAACGGCGGCGACGTCGCAGTTGCAGACCTCGTCGCAGCTGGCCTGGTCCGCGCTAAGCAGCCGGTCAAGGTTCTGGGCAACGGCGAGATCAGCGTCAAGCTGAACGTCACCGCACAGAAGTTCTCGGGCTCCGCTAAGGAGAAGATCGAGAAGGCAGGCGGCTCCGTCACGGAGGCTTAA
- the secY gene encoding preprotein translocase subunit SecY: MSAITGAFKNVDLRKKILFTLAMIILYRIGSQIPTPGVDYANITKQISELTESSAVYSLINLFSGGALLQLSIFAIGIMPYITASIIVQLLTVVIPKFEQLKKEGQTGQAKMTEYTRYLTVALALLQSAGIVALADREQLLGQGIPVLKDEVGIFGLIVMVLIMTSGAVLVMWLGELITDRGVGNGMSLLIMAGIATTLPGEGVSILSNSGGFIFGAVVFGMLLLIVGVVFVEQGQRRIPVQYAKRMIGRRQYGETSTYLPLKVNQAGVIPVIFASSLLTVPILITQIIQSGAAAGEDVANNWWNRNVMTVLQNPAAWQYILVYLALIIFFSFFYVSVQYDPYDQADNMKKYGGFIPGIRPGRPTAEYLGYVMNRLLVVGSLYLGIIAVLPNILINLGVDTSQASGGGMPFGGTAVLILVSVALTTVKQIESQMMQANYEGFLK, translated from the coding sequence TTGTCCGCCATCACCGGGGCGTTCAAAAACGTTGATCTCCGCAAGAAGATCCTTTTCACTCTTGCGATGATCATCCTGTACCGCATCGGCTCGCAGATCCCAACGCCGGGCGTCGACTACGCAAACATCACCAAGCAGATCTCGGAGCTCACCGAATCCTCCGCGGTCTACTCGCTGATCAACCTCTTCTCCGGCGGCGCGCTGCTGCAGCTGTCGATCTTCGCGATCGGCATCATGCCGTACATTACGGCGTCGATCATCGTGCAGCTGCTCACCGTGGTGATCCCGAAGTTCGAGCAGCTGAAGAAGGAGGGCCAGACCGGCCAGGCGAAGATGACGGAATACACCCGTTATCTCACCGTCGCGCTGGCCCTGCTGCAGTCCGCGGGCATCGTCGCCCTGGCGGACCGCGAGCAGCTGCTCGGCCAGGGCATCCCGGTCCTCAAGGACGAGGTCGGCATCTTCGGCCTGATCGTCATGGTCCTCATCATGACCTCCGGCGCTGTTCTCGTGATGTGGCTCGGCGAGCTCATCACCGACCGCGGCGTGGGCAACGGCATGTCCCTGCTCATCATGGCGGGTATTGCAACCACCCTGCCGGGGGAGGGTGTGTCCATCCTCTCCAACTCCGGTGGCTTCATCTTCGGTGCGGTGGTCTTCGGCATGCTGCTGCTCATCGTCGGCGTGGTCTTCGTCGAGCAGGGCCAGCGCCGCATCCCGGTGCAGTACGCCAAGCGCATGATCGGCCGCCGACAGTACGGCGAGACCTCCACCTACCTGCCGCTCAAGGTCAACCAGGCCGGCGTGATCCCGGTGATCTTCGCGTCCTCCCTGCTGACCGTCCCTATCCTGATCACCCAGATCATCCAGTCCGGCGCTGCAGCCGGCGAGGACGTGGCCAACAACTGGTGGAACCGCAACGTCATGACCGTCCTGCAGAACCCGGCGGCGTGGCAGTACATCCTGGTCTACCTCGCGCTGATCATCTTCTTCTCCTTCTTCTACGTTTCCGTCCAGTACGACCCGTACGATCAGGCGGACAACATGAAGAAGTACGGTGGCTTCATCCCGGGTATCCGCCCGGGTCGCCCGACCGCCGAGTACCTCGGCTACGTCATGAACCGCCTTCTGGTCGTGGGCTCCCTGTACTTGGGTATCATTGCGGTGTTGCCCAATATCCTCATTAACTTGGGAGTGGACACGTCCCAGGCCTCCGGCGGCGGCATGCCGTTCGGTGGTACCGCGGTTCTGATTCTCGTGTCCGTGGCCCTGACCACGGTCAAGCAGATCGAATCGCAAATGATGCAAGCTAACTACGAAGGATTCCTCAAATGA
- a CDS encoding adenylate kinase, with amino-acid sequence MRLVLLGPPGAGKGTQAQLLSDALNIPHISTGDLFRANISQGTELGKQAQEYMDAGKLVPTEVTANMVRARLEEADAANGFLLDGFPRTIEQADLLEEMLKEKDLKLDAVINYQVSEDVVVERMLSRGRNDDNESTIRTRLQVYREETAPLIDYYQGRILNIDAEGSVEDISEATLCALDK; translated from the coding sequence ATGAGACTAGTTCTCCTCGGACCTCCCGGTGCCGGCAAGGGCACCCAGGCCCAGCTGCTCTCCGACGCGCTGAACATCCCGCACATCTCCACGGGCGACCTGTTCCGCGCGAACATTTCCCAGGGCACCGAGCTTGGCAAGCAGGCTCAGGAGTACATGGACGCCGGCAAGCTGGTCCCGACCGAGGTCACCGCGAACATGGTCCGTGCCCGCCTCGAGGAGGCCGACGCCGCCAATGGCTTCCTGCTGGACGGATTCCCGCGCACCATCGAGCAGGCCGACCTGCTCGAGGAGATGCTCAAGGAAAAGGACCTGAAGCTGGACGCGGTCATCAACTACCAGGTCTCCGAGGACGTCGTGGTCGAGCGCATGCTCTCCCGTGGTCGTAACGACGACAACGAATCCACGATCCGCACCCGCCTGCAGGTCTACCGCGAGGAGACCGCACCGCTGATCGACTACTACCAGGGCCGCATCCTCAACATTGACGCCGAGGGCTCCGTGGAGGATATCTCCGAGGCCACCCTCTGCGCCCTGGACAAGTAA
- the map gene encoding type I methionyl aminopeptidase, with protein MAFRKKSKKIAAKTPAELDAMQAAGEVVGRALQAVKAAAEPGVTTLDLDEIAEATIREAGATPAFLGYQGFPGSICSSVNDMVVHGIPAADVVLKEGDLVSIDCGAILDGWVGDSAWTFGIGELAREHELLNQATEWVLMEGLKAMRPGNHLTDVSHALELATRKAEDKFGVPLHIIDGYGGHGIGRSMHEDPFLANEGRPGRGPVIQEGSVLAIEPMLSLGTIDTAVLDDDWGVVTVDGSYSSHWEHTVAATAGGPRILTPRR; from the coding sequence GTGGCTTTCCGAAAGAAGAGCAAGAAGATCGCCGCGAAGACACCCGCGGAACTGGACGCCATGCAGGCCGCAGGCGAGGTCGTGGGCCGCGCCCTGCAGGCCGTGAAGGCCGCCGCGGAGCCCGGCGTCACCACCCTCGACCTCGACGAGATCGCCGAGGCCACCATCCGCGAGGCCGGCGCAACCCCAGCCTTTCTCGGCTACCAGGGCTTCCCGGGCTCCATCTGCAGCTCCGTCAACGACATGGTCGTCCACGGCATCCCGGCGGCGGACGTCGTCCTGAAGGAAGGCGACCTCGTCTCCATCGACTGCGGTGCGATCCTCGACGGCTGGGTAGGGGACTCCGCCTGGACCTTCGGTATCGGCGAGCTCGCCCGCGAACATGAGCTGCTCAACCAGGCCACCGAATGGGTCCTCATGGAGGGCCTTAAGGCAATGCGCCCGGGTAACCACCTCACCGATGTTTCCCACGCCCTCGAGCTCGCCACCCGCAAGGCCGAGGACAAGTTCGGTGTACCGCTGCACATCATCGACGGCTACGGCGGGCACGGTATTGGCCGCAGCATGCACGAGGACCCGTTCCTCGCGAACGAAGGTCGCCCGGGCCGCGGGCCGGTGATCCAGGAGGGCTCCGTGCTCGCGATCGAGCCGATGCTCTCGCTGGGCACCATCGACACCGCCGTCCTCGATGATGATTGGGGAGTGGTCACCGTTGACGGCAGCTACTCCTCCCACTGGGAGCACACCGTTGCCGCCACCGCCGGCGGCCCGCGCATCCTCACCCCGCGCCGCTAA
- the infA gene encoding translation initiation factor IF-1 produces the protein MAKEGAIEVEGRIIEPLPNAMFRVELDNGHKVLAHISGKMRQHYIRILPEDRVVVELSPYDLSRGRIVYRYK, from the coding sequence ATGGCCAAAGAAGGTGCCATTGAGGTTGAGGGCCGCATTATCGAGCCCCTGCCGAATGCAATGTTCCGAGTCGAGCTGGATAACGGGCACAAGGTGCTCGCACACATCTCTGGCAAGATGCGCCAGCACTACATCCGCATCCTTCCTGAGGACCGCGTTGTAGTCGAGCTTTCTCCATACGACCTCTCTCGCGGTCGTATCGTTTACCGCTACAAGTAA
- the rpsM gene encoding 30S ribosomal protein S13, which translates to MARLAGVDLPREKRMEVALTYIFGIGPARSKELLEKTGISPDLRSKDLSDEQLAALRDVIENNWKVEGDLRREIQADIRRKIEIGSYQGLRHRRGLPVRGQRTKTNARTRKGPKKTIAGKKK; encoded by the coding sequence ATGGCACGCCTTGCTGGTGTAGACCTGCCACGCGAAAAGCGCATGGAGGTCGCACTGACCTACATCTTCGGAATCGGCCCAGCCCGATCCAAGGAGCTGCTGGAAAAGACCGGCATCTCCCCGGACCTGCGTTCCAAGGACCTGAGCGACGAGCAGCTCGCAGCTCTGCGTGACGTGATCGAGAACAACTGGAAGGTTGAGGGTGACCTCCGCCGCGAAATCCAGGCCGACATCCGTCGCAAGATCGAGATTGGTTCCTACCAGGGACTGCGCCACCGCCGTGGCCTGCCAGTCCGTGGCCAGCGCACCAAGACCAACGCTCGTACCCGTAAGGGCCCGAAGAAGACGATCGCAGGAAAGAAGAAGTAA
- the rpsK gene encoding 30S ribosomal protein S11, with protein sequence MAAPKSTATRARRGRRVVKKNVTQGHAYIKSTFNNTIVSITDPKGHVISWASSGQVGFKGSRKSTPFAAQLAAESAARKAMEHGMKKVDVFVKGPGSGRETAIRSLSTAGLEVGTIADVTPQPHNGCRPPKRRRV encoded by the coding sequence ATGGCTGCACCGAAGAGCACCGCTACGCGCGCCCGCCGCGGCCGTCGCGTAGTCAAGAAGAACGTGACCCAGGGTCACGCATACATCAAGTCCACCTTCAACAACACCATCGTGTCCATCACGGACCCGAAGGGCCACGTCATCTCGTGGGCATCCTCCGGCCAGGTTGGCTTCAAGGGTTCCCGCAAGTCCACGCCTTTCGCCGCACAGCTGGCTGCCGAGTCCGCTGCCCGCAAGGCAATGGAGCACGGCATGAAGAAGGTCGACGTTTTCGTCAAGGGACCGGGCTCTGGTCGCGAGACCGCAATCCGCTCCCTGTCCACCGCTGGGCTTGAGGTCGGCACCATCGCCGACGTCACCCCACAGCCGCACAACGGCTGCCGCCCACCGAAGCGTCGTCGCGTCTAA
- the rpsD gene encoding 30S ribosomal protein S4: protein MARYTGPVTRKSRRLRVDLVGGDRSFERRPYPPGQAGRARIKESEYLIQLQEKQKARFTYGVMEKQFRRYYAEANAMPGKTGDNLVILLEARLDNVIYRAGLARTRRQARQLVSHGHFTVNGKKINVPSFRVSQYDIIDVRDRSRSMLWFDEAQDNLVDANVPAWLQVVPSTLRILVHQLPERAQIDIPLQEQLIVEYYSK, encoded by the coding sequence ATGGCTCGTTATACCGGCCCAGTTACCCGTAAGTCCCGTCGCCTCCGCGTCGACCTCGTCGGTGGCGACCGTTCCTTCGAGCGCCGCCCGTACCCACCGGGTCAGGCTGGCCGCGCTCGCATCAAGGAGTCGGAGTACCTGATCCAGCTGCAGGAGAAGCAGAAGGCTCGCTTCACCTACGGCGTCATGGAGAAGCAGTTCCGCCGTTACTACGCAGAGGCCAACGCAATGCCGGGCAAGACCGGTGACAACCTGGTCATCCTGCTGGAGGCTCGCCTCGACAACGTGATCTACCGCGCTGGTCTGGCACGCACCCGCCGCCAGGCACGTCAGCTGGTCTCCCACGGTCACTTCACCGTGAACGGCAAGAAGATCAACGTTCCGTCCTTCCGCGTCTCCCAGTACGACATCATCGATGTCCGCGATCGTTCCCGCTCCATGCTGTGGTTCGACGAGGCACAGGACAACCTGGTCGACGCCAACGTTCCGGCGTGGCTGCAGGTCGTTCCGTCCACCCTGCGCATCCTCGTGCACCAGCTGCCCGAGCGCGCTCAGATCGACATCCCGCTGCAGGAGCAGCTCATCGTCGAGTACTACTCCAAGTAG